In Vreelandella piezotolerans, one genomic interval encodes:
- a CDS encoding SLC13 family permease codes for MTLESLGLTPSTLVFIVLGLTLAAFIWGRFRYDLVALAALLGSVMLGLVPADEAFSGFGHPAVITVAAVLVLSRGFERSGVVDVIANQVLKVGERLMLQLLVLVGTVVVLSGVMNNVGALALLLPVAMRLAREHNTSPSLLLMPLAFGSLLGGLTTLIGTPPNIIISAYRGNITGDNFGMFSFSPVGVAVALVGLMFIVIVGWRLTPKRNSQAATDDMFDTANYLVELKVTEDSKANGLTLQQLRDELEETIPVLAVVREDNRRAGYQFHGVLREGDILLLEAGPDELKLLEDKVGLSAIAEPEEPEEGQSKGDDEGKDDERQPVDTEGLQLIEAVVRNDSMMINRSVRQLRLNHQFGLHLVAVARDGGRLKQRLRDIRFQTGDVLLLQGSENEIADSLSTLGCLPLANRELHLGQPRKLAVSVGIFALAIVAMLLDLLPAAVAMSSAALVSLLIGVLPLRDGYQAIDGPVIVLLAAMLPVGEALETSGGADIIAEALLRFGVEWPIVVSLVGLFLLSMLLSNVVNNAAAALLMAPIASSLANGFDASLDPFLMVVAVSASCAFLTPIGHQSNTLVLGPGGYRFGDYWKLGLPLSLVVMATAIPAILWVWPL; via the coding sequence ATGACTCTGGAAAGTTTAGGACTGACCCCCAGTACGCTGGTGTTTATCGTGTTGGGACTCACGCTGGCAGCCTTCATCTGGGGGCGATTTCGTTACGATTTAGTGGCCCTGGCGGCGTTGCTAGGCTCGGTGATGCTGGGCCTTGTCCCTGCCGATGAAGCGTTTTCCGGTTTTGGCCATCCAGCGGTGATTACCGTGGCGGCCGTGTTGGTGTTAAGCCGTGGTTTCGAGCGCTCTGGCGTGGTGGATGTCATTGCCAATCAGGTACTCAAAGTGGGTGAGCGCTTGATGCTACAGCTACTCGTGTTAGTGGGCACCGTGGTGGTGCTTTCTGGCGTGATGAATAACGTCGGCGCACTGGCGCTGCTGTTACCGGTGGCGATGCGTCTTGCCCGTGAACACAATACGTCTCCCTCATTGCTGTTGATGCCGCTGGCATTTGGCTCTCTGTTGGGTGGTCTGACCACGCTGATTGGCACGCCACCCAATATCATTATTTCCGCCTACCGAGGCAATATCACTGGCGACAATTTTGGGATGTTCAGTTTCTCGCCCGTGGGAGTCGCGGTGGCACTGGTGGGGTTGATGTTTATCGTGATCGTGGGCTGGCGATTGACGCCCAAGCGCAATAGCCAAGCCGCTACGGACGATATGTTCGATACCGCCAACTACTTGGTCGAGCTGAAAGTGACCGAGGATTCCAAAGCCAACGGGCTTACCCTGCAGCAGCTGCGCGACGAACTGGAGGAAACCATTCCCGTCTTGGCGGTGGTACGTGAAGACAACCGTCGAGCAGGCTATCAGTTTCATGGCGTGCTTCGCGAGGGCGATATTCTGCTGTTGGAAGCGGGTCCCGACGAGCTGAAACTACTGGAAGATAAAGTGGGCTTGAGCGCGATTGCCGAGCCGGAAGAGCCTGAGGAGGGGCAGTCAAAGGGCGATGATGAAGGCAAAGACGATGAACGTCAGCCGGTCGATACCGAAGGGTTGCAGCTCATCGAAGCCGTCGTGCGCAACGATTCGATGATGATCAATCGCAGCGTGCGCCAGTTACGTCTCAACCATCAGTTTGGCCTGCACCTCGTGGCCGTAGCCCGTGACGGTGGCCGCTTGAAACAGCGCCTGCGCGACATTCGTTTTCAAACCGGCGACGTGCTGCTATTGCAGGGCAGCGAAAACGAAATCGCCGATAGTTTATCGACGCTGGGTTGTTTGCCGCTGGCCAACCGCGAGCTTCACCTGGGACAGCCGCGCAAATTGGCCGTTTCAGTGGGGATTTTCGCCCTGGCAATCGTAGCCATGCTGCTCGATTTGCTGCCTGCTGCCGTCGCCATGAGCAGCGCCGCACTGGTGTCTCTATTGATCGGCGTGCTGCCCTTGCGTGATGGCTACCAGGCCATCGACGGGCCGGTGATCGTGTTGCTGGCCGCCATGCTGCCGGTGGGTGAAGCGCTGGAGACCAGCGGCGGTGCAGATATCATCGCCGAGGCGCTGCTACGGTTTGGCGTGGAGTGGCCGATCGTCGTGTCCTTGGTGGGGCTATTTTTGCTCTCCATGCTGCTCTCCAACGTGGTCAACAACGCCGCGGCGGCGCTGCTCATGGCGCCCATTGCGTCCAGTCTTGCCAACGGCTTCGACGCCTCGCTCGATCCGTTTTTAATGGTGGTGGCCGTCAGCGCCTCCTGTGCGTTTTTAACGCCCATTGGGCACCAATCGAATACCTTGGTTCTCGGGCCAGGTGGTTACCGGTTTGGCGACT